The following proteins come from a genomic window of Candidatus Poribacteria bacterium:
- a CDS encoding ComF family protein — protein MGSKPTLNVPRLLRDMSETAITFLYPAECRVCKEFLGATSVPYICENCWQDIQFLEPPWCDICGTPSVDGLCDECATTPPRYGKLRSIAFYQTTLQQAIHFFKFEKKKGLARHLIQLIDAHIPSDCGLAEYDFILPVPIHKKRLRERGFNQATLLANGIAKTEGVPVLTDALVRHRHTVAQSSLDREARQQNLIGAFEIRNPEILNGKRLLIFDDVFTTGATIREAVHELWTADPVEVDVLTLARTLNA, from the coding sequence ATGGGATCAAAGCCAACTTTGAACGTCCCCCGTTTATTGCGGGATATGTCCGAAACCGCAATAACTTTCCTCTATCCGGCAGAATGTCGGGTTTGTAAGGAATTTCTTGGGGCTACGTCTGTCCCTTATATTTGCGAGAACTGTTGGCAGGATATCCAATTCCTCGAACCGCCTTGGTGCGATATATGTGGCACACCCAGCGTAGACGGACTCTGTGATGAATGTGCCACCACGCCGCCACGTTACGGTAAACTGAGATCCATAGCGTTTTATCAGACAACACTCCAACAGGCGATACATTTCTTTAAATTTGAAAAGAAAAAGGGGCTTGCACGACACCTGATTCAACTGATAGATGCACATATCCCATCGGATTGTGGCCTCGCCGAATACGACTTTATTCTCCCCGTCCCAATTCATAAGAAACGGCTGCGGGAACGCGGTTTCAATCAGGCGACGCTCCTTGCCAACGGGATCGCGAAAACTGAAGGCGTTCCAGTGCTCACAGATGCATTGGTTCGGCATCGGCATACAGTCGCACAAAGTAGTTTGGATAGAGAAGCACGTCAGCAGAATCTTATCGGTGCCTTTGAAATTCGGAACCCAGAGATTCTCAACGGAAAACGACTCCTGATCTTTGACGATGTTTTCACCACGGGTGCCACGATTCGCGAAGCCGTCCACGAACTCTGGACCGCGGATCCCGTTGAGGTCGATGTGCTCACCCTGGCGAGGACTTTAAATGCGTAA